ATGATGTTTCGCTGGGGGTGGGTGTCCATCTGCTCGCGGGTGAGCAGCCCGGCGCGGTACTGCTCGCCCACCAGGGAGTGATCCTCGGAGATCTGCTCGAACTCGCTGCCGCGAAGCCGGTAGATGCGCGAGTCGCCCACATTGCCGATGATGGCGTCGGTGCTCTTCTCACCCTCGTGGATGAGCAGGCTGACCACCGTGGTCGCCATGCCCATGTGCTCGGGCTCGCTGGCCGCGCAGTCGGCCACCTCGCGATTGGCCAGCAGGATCGAGGAGGCGACGATGTTCTCCTCGCGGGTCAGGTCCGCCTGGGGGCCGTAGGGCCAGGTGATCTCGTCGCCGGAGAGGGCCTTCTTCGTGAAGCTTTCCATCACCTCGGTGGTCATCCTGGAGGCCACCTCGCCGGCGTTGTGACCGCCCAGACCGTCCGCAACGATGAAAAGACCAAGCTTGTCGTTGGTCAGAA
This genomic interval from Chrysiogenia bacterium contains the following:
- a CDS encoding Stp1/IreP family PP2C-type Ser/Thr phosphatase, translating into MKFQSFGITDTGRVREHNEDALLTNDKLGLFIVADGLGGHNAGEVASRMTTEVMESFTKKALSGDEITWPYGPQADLTREENIVASSILLANREVADCAASEPEHMGMATTVVSLLIHEGEKSTDAIIGNVGDSRIYRLRGSEFEQISEDHSLVGEQYRAGLLTREQMDTHPQRNIITRAVGSRDELEVDIFSVEIEKGDLFLLCSDGLNGELSDAAMCQILLDNDGSLKKAGKALVDAALEAGGRDNVTIVLVKAS